CAACGAGGAGGTCAGTGAGAAGATGGGCAGTCTGACGAAGCAAACCAAAGAGTTCTGGCAGCGGGAAGAGAATGTTAAATGGTTAACGCTCAAGGAACCACACCGGCGCATGATACTGGACTCAAACGATGTGCCGTTGAAGTTGTTGGATGTGAACATATTTTCCTCCTCGCCACGCTTTGTGCTATTTAACGATGTGTTCTGTTACTTGTCCGGTCTACAAGTGGTGCAGTATCCGCTGAAGCTCGTCTGGATAACGACGGAGGTGAACGACATGCAGCGAAGCCGATACAAAGAGAAACACCGTTTCATGATCACGATCGTCACGCCGGAAGAAACGCTTCGCTGCCACACACTCAATGTGGCCGATAAAATGCGTTGGCTTGGGGTGTTGAAGGCACAGGTCCTGCAGTGTCTGGATAAACAGACCCATGACAAACAGCCCTTGTATCGGTATTCTAAATACACCTACAGTGATCGTTACGAACGGTATGCTGGATCGCGGTACGAAGGGATGTGGCTGATCGGGCAGATGGACGGTATAGGCTCTCTGGCCAGCACTGATCGATCGTACAGTGGCGAGTTTTATCATGGCAATATAACGGGTTATGGATGTATGAATCGGTCCGTGTTTGGAATCTCGACGATCTACGAAGGTAAACACAAGCGGTAGGTAAACAATTTTATCACCAATGCTTGATAGATTCCCTATTTTTCAGGTGATTTTGTAAACGGCAAATACGATGGCTACGGACGGTTAAAAACTACGAGCAATCGTTCAACGCACTACTTCCGTTATCAAGGTTACTTCAAGGCTGACAAATACAACGGGTTTGGAACGCTTACGACAAGCGCGTACCAGTACAACGGGGACTTCGTAAACGATCAAAAGGAAGGGTTCGGTGTGATTGAAGACAGTCTGAACGGGGTAAAGTATATCGGCATGTTTATGGGCGATAAGAAGCACGGTAACGGCATACTCGTGACCACGAACGGGACCTACTATGCGGGATTTTTCGCAAACGACATACTCACACATTCCGCCGGTGGATTGGCCATTTTTCCAAGCGGAATCTACTACAAGGGTGAACTTACAATCGATGGTCCGTTCGGGAAGGGAATGTTTTACTACCCGGAGCACGAAATAGATTCGGAGCAGTTCGAGCTGGACGATTCCAACACTAAAATGGCGGGCCATACGATGACGGGTATCTTTGGAGGCACGTGGACCGGCGTGAGGATCAGTAATGCTACAATGGCGATGGTACAAACCTTCAATAAAGTACCGATGTAAGTATTGCAAGCTGATGATTTTGGGGGGTTGTACGTCACGCTTAAACAACTGTCAACTCTTACAGGTTGGATCTGAAAATCAACGCAGAGCGGAAATGGTCGACAATATTCTCCTGCTTTCATGAAACACTGTTCGGCACGAGCGATATCGTCGCTATCCGACGTATGGACATCAAGAAGGTTTGGAATCGGATAGCTATATTTGTGAGTCGTGCGAAACGAAAAGAGCAGCTGAAGGCGAACAATTTTGCCGTTGTAAGCTCGAGCGAGCTGGACGATCGAGCGGCGGCCCTAATTTGTCAATCTGGCTATCACCTGCAAAGTGCATCAACCATATCGTTACGCTCGAGTCTTTCCGACTCCAGGCTTTCGCTGCATAACGGGTACCCTTCGTCTCCGGCGGCACCATCCCCGCCAACGGTAGCGCCGGATGCAATATCGGTGCAAAGTTTCTCGTCCGTAGCTTCCCGCGGTGACGAGGACGAATTTATGCTCAAtcccaccgggtatggtggaCGGACGAGAAACTCGTCCCCGTTTCGTGATCTTGATTTTATTCCCAACTTTTGCATCACATCTGTCGACCGCGAAGGGTTGGAGCTGCTGCGCAACTACCTCACCGATGCCTTCCAGAGCGTGTACCACCCGTTGCATGGGTTGTTTGAGAAGCTGTCCAACTGTTTCTACTCGACGTACAGCTGCTGGAAGTACACGCCGCACTCCATACTCTGCGAACCTGCCATGAACGAGTGGATCTCGATTGTTAGCCGTATCTATACGTTGGTGCTTACCGTAATGTTTCCCGCACTGCCGAAAGATTCTATTATGATAGAAGAGTAAGGAGTTTAGTTCGGGGTTGTAAAGACACTACAAGCAACaagtattgattttttttatttctttttagtGAACTCGTGTCGTACCAAAGCCTTCTGTATCCTATACTAATGACGCAAGGGATATACTCAGCCCTGTTCGTGCTGTACGCAAGCAAGTGTAgtaaaaatgatgaaatctACCGACAACGGATATtaatatgtatgaaaaagactgATGAAAACTTGGTGCAGCTTCTTGATATTAACCGGTAAGCGTTTGTTAAGGATTTGAGTTATTCCCGAAatacgatgtttttttttaaattgtagcGAACTAGTACCTATCATCAAACACGAAAAGTATCAGCAAGCAATCGAAAGTTTAAATCGTTTCCGGGAGAAGTGTTGCCCGAGCGAAATGATAAAGCATATCAACGAAGCGTTTACCCTTGTCGACCAGGCGTGTAAAGAGCAAggtaaaactgttttttttaatgtactGAACCTTTCGTCCTTCAACGcactatattttttttttgttatgtagaAGTTCGGATGGATGTGGCCGCTGATAATCTGCTGGAGCTGATCATATGGCTCATAATCAAGGCAAATCTTCCGCAGCTTGGCGCTGAAATAAGTCTACTCGAGGACCTGATGCAGAACGACTACGGTATTAGCTATCGAAACACGCAGAACGACTATTGTCTGATCACGCTGAAAGCGTCCTATCAACACATAATTAGCAATAACTTCTTCGTGAACAAAACATTCGATCCGACCGGTACTGGGACCTAAACGGACTGTGGAATGTGAAGGAAGGATGGAAGTAAACAACGGAGGTTGTTTTGGAAGCGCATTTAATCGAGCGTACGCGTGATTTGTTTGAAACGTGTGTCCATTTTGGTGGGTAGAGTTCTGTTATTccatttgaaaacaaatatataaataGAAATTAGTCCGATTGTATGGACGCTTCGTTCAACCTGCACGGTGTGTGGTGTTTGTATAAATCTACCCCAAACGAAATTATAACTTTCTTCTTGTTCAAATACGCTTATATTATTGCGATTGGTAAATGTTGCGTAAAAACTGTGTAGGTCGTTTAGTTGCGCTGTAGAATTAACCCGCAAATCCGGTGATGAAATGACGGGCTCGTCCGCAAAAACAGAGCCACCAGGGAGGCGGTCACGGTAATAAATTAAGTAAATTACCGGACGGCACATCAAATTATGCTTCTAGCGTAAGCAAGATGATAACGATAATGATGCTCCTGATGATGGGCGGCAATGACATGACGACGGCGCTTCCGCCATCGTTTACTGTT
The Anopheles moucheti chromosome 2, idAnoMoucSN_F20_07, whole genome shotgun sequence genome window above contains:
- the LOC128305167 gene encoding alsin homolog, with translation MSSRNQEASKSENTMAATDLVSIYCDLSEESKLSILLPEGYDPACGVKLRVLGETHILLDANGVLLQGVLRATDKTIEFHCLERNVADFDTEGNWIFCLKSDNGTVHRSRNGSLEEWTHLFPDREGFVRVCCNNNGILLLAGDGRLFVQGDFGTVFNCDQLTEVHEVKQDCVQELAAGIDFAIVSLQRRTKVYSSIKKDILFDQCTFDEKNFAMYGDWQNIFEHFNIHPYRRRESYEVSATLEELSIYGQMLHQTGVASFGKVNKGQLGTGDHIRRDKIHQLNVCNVSKIASGCDYSSALTIDGQLFFWGDMNKNQAISWKLENAGNTSTPTVCTRFKHVLDVCCGNFQTFVLTNDLKLYDVKSSSDDAWLSYKIATPEMHQGSEINEHIPFMLASDSLLVVNHLPVRQDVLKLYNKEQTTLQSLLKHIKEMNSKNGAKQRGHAQGAGTDSSSLLSAKYFYRLCTTLFYLLLLRMQSFRTFLIHQDVSRLVSIVLHDEIYLLFQRMFQSFCDNECLNLMRACDQEILQIYLDNVQVQIDLAELLITSDAGKALDEATESALLTMKSEWLRFLNEEVSEKMGSLTKQTKEFWQREENVKWLTLKEPHRRMILDSNDVPLKLLDVNIFSSSPRFVLFNDVFCYLSGLQVVQYPLKLVWITTEVNDMQRSRYKEKHRFMITIVTPEETLRCHTLNVADKMRWLGVLKAQVLQCLDKQTHDKQPLYRYSKYTYSDRYERYAGSRYEGMWLIGQMDGIGSLASTDRSYSGEFYHGNITGYGCMNRSVFGISTIYEGDFVNGKYDGYGRLKTTSNRSTHYFRYQGYFKADKYNGFGTLTTSAYQYNGDFVNDQKEGFGVIEDSLNGVKYIGMFMGDKKHGNGILVTTNGTYYAGFFANDILTHSAGGLAIFPSGIYYKGELTIDGPFGKGMFYYPEHEIDSEQFELDDSNTKMAGHTMTGIFGGTWTGVRISNATMAMVQTFNKVPMLDLKINAERKWSTIFSCFHETLFGTSDIVAIRRMDIKKVWNRIAIFVSRAKRKEQLKANNFAVVSSSELDDRAAALICQSGYHLQSASTISLRSSLSDSRLSLHNGYPSSPAAPSPPTVAPDAISVQSFSSVASRGDEDEFMLNPTGYGGRTRNSSPFRDLDFIPNFCITSVDREGLELLRNYLTDAFQSVYHPLHGLFEKLSNCFYSTYSCWKYTPHSILCEPAMNEWISIVSRIYTLVLTVMFPALPKDSIMIEDELVSYQSLLYPILMTQGIYSALFVLYASKCSKNDEIYRQRILICMKKTDENLVQLLDINRELVPIIKHEKYQQAIESLNRFREKCCPSEMIKHINEAFTLVDQACKEQEVRMDVAADNLLELIIWLIIKANLPQLGAEISLLEDLMQNDYGISYRNTQNDYCLITLKASYQHIISNNFFVNKTFDPTGTGT